One genomic segment of Danio rerio strain Tuebingen ecotype United States chromosome 11, GRCz12tu, whole genome shotgun sequence includes these proteins:
- the card19 gene encoding caspase recruitment domain-containing protein 19 (The RefSeq protein has 1 substitution compared to this genomic sequence): MGESFSEQLRIDSRFLKSDRRLDTELVDKLILQLNRIYPQILTDKEASKFRDLDVPTCIRLAELLSRLQEKGEEACREFYRALHLHVEDVYFSLPTRLRLRESGDPVSPVSSPTTRYVLNDHSPFFFISCFSVAVGAALLHYYGESKQVSGSSSALGLAAMGLSRKVRDVLIWYSEDGK; this comes from the exons ATGGGAG AGAGCTTCTCCGAGCAGCTGCGAATAGACAGCCGGTTCCTGAAAACGGACCGTCGTCTGGACACAGAACTGGTGGACAAACTGATCCTGCAGCTCAACCGAATCTACCCACAGATCCTGACCGACAAAGAGGCCTCCAAA TTCCGGGATCTGGATGTTCCCACCTGTATCCGGCTGGCGGAGCTGCTGTCTCGTCTGCAGGAGAAAGGAGAAGAGGCCTGTCGAGAGTTTTACAGGGCACTGCACCTCCACGTGGAGGACGTTTACTTCAGCTTACCCACACGCCTTCGGCTCAGAG AATCTGGTGATCCAGTCAGTCCAGTCTCCAGTCCCACCACAAGATATGTGCTGAATGACCACA GCCCGTTTTTCTTCATTAGTTGTTTCAGTGTGGCTGTAGGAGCAGCTCTGCTTCATTACTATGGTG AGTCGAAGCAGGTGTCCGGCTCCAGCAGCGCTCTGGGTTTGGCTGCCATGGGTCTGAGCAGGAAAGTGCGGGACGTTCTCATCTGGTACTCTGAGGATGGAAAATAA